From Gopherus flavomarginatus isolate rGopFla2 chromosome 16, rGopFla2.mat.asm, whole genome shotgun sequence, a single genomic window includes:
- the LOC127035282 gene encoding maestro heat-like repeat-containing protein family member 2B isoform X1, with product MRESQQVTNELKVAASNTLVTLACCYFNNVMCELHCHLEPPQLPEEFILVTLRNLSSAYALKCIPFMVLTLLFMSYMRKLVKGGRMRQAFCGVLEECSRAVNFYLSNREKCSFSRMSASQFCYRFLPLYSHVTSNWLTCEEPELKQAIIKALGPMMSLLLHQEKYQDQIFELISWLLEQYKEDAHVIHITKSLSQLLEVSGEYKIPLPKRKFQAICSALHNQICSQAEPLSLEHHPELVYCIVQLARSSLEDLIAFLRSQLKVENEAVRVASLNLLRAIVGADLPETRLKKFLIVKAVKSTLGDQNATVRTAVLHFIRRLLSSESVENCAAWEMVAHVFREFSVSTSKLAIQEENTIQTLCIDILQCLDTSVSGMTQVLWPRLLEYVVPAEYTGTLKPLCRCLREVVEKKQQEGEEAACLDYGGPVKLPTPQGLLARLLVVASSPYAGEGHGCAALHLLQALHQNIHAAVGEMWVVKIPSLVQYIEGKALVRRSAVHGE from the exons ATGAGAGAGAGTCAG caagtaACAAATGAACTTAAAGTGGCAGCTAGTAACACCTTAGTGACGCTGGCTTGCTGCTATTTCAATAATGTGATGTGTGAGCTGCACTGTCATCTGGAACCACCGCAGCTGCCTGAAGAGTTTATTTTAGTTACGCTGCGCAACCTGTCATCAGCCTATG CGCTTAAGTGTATCCCTTTTATGGTCCTGACCCTGTTGTTCATGTCCTACATGCGGAAGTTAGTCAAGGGCGGCAGGATGAGACAAGCATTTTGTGGTG TTCTGGAAGAATGCTCAAGGGCAGTAAATTTCTATTTGAGTAACAGGGAAAAGTGCTCATTCTCCAGAATGAGTGCATCGCAATTCTGCTATCGATTTCTTCCCTTATATTCTCATGTGACCAGCAACTGGCTGACCTGTGAGGAGCCTGAG CTCAAGCAGGCTATCATCAAAGCCCTTGGTCCCATGATGAGTCTCCTGCTACACCAAGAGAAGTATCAGGATCAGATATTTGAACTGATCTCATGGCTCCTTGAGCAATATAAGGAGGATGCTCATGTTATTCACATCACCAAG AGTCTGAGCCAGCTCTTGGAGGTCTCTGGTGAATATAAGATCCCTCTCCCTAAGAGGAAGTTTCAAGCCATCTGCAGTGCTCTGCACAACCAG ATCTGTTCTcaagctgagccgctcagcctggaACATCACCCAGAGCTGGTCTATTGTATAGTTCAGCTAG CCCGTTCTTCTCTGGAGGATCTGATAGCCTTTCTGCGCTCGCAGCTGAAGGTTGAGAATGAGGCTGTTCGTGTGGCATCTCTGAATCTGCTCAGAGCTATTGTTGGTGCTGACT TGCCCGAGACAAGACTGAAAAAGTTTCTGATTGTGAAGGCAGTGAAATCCACTCTGGGTGATCAGAATGCTACG GTGAGGACGGCAGTTCTTCATTTCATCCGGAGGCTGCTCAGCTCAGAAAGTGTGGAGAATTGTGCAGCGTGGGAGATGGTAGCACATGTTTTCAGGGAGTTCAGTGTATCCACCAGCAAACTG GCTATTCAGGAAGAAAACACTATCCAAACCCTGTGCATTGACATCCTGCAATGTCTGGACACCTCAGTCAGTGGAATGACCCAA GTGCTATGGCCAAGGCTTCTAGAATATGTGGTGCCAGCTGAGTACACTGGCACTTTGAAGCCTCTCTGCAGATGCCTTAGGGAAGTGGTTGAGAAAAAGCAGCAGGAAGGAGAAGAAGCTGCTTGCCTCGACTACGGTGGACCAG tGAAACTCCCTAcaccccaggggctgctggcACGACTCCTG GTAGTAGCCTCATCTCCTTATGCAGGAGAAGGACACGGATGTGCTGCCTTGCACTTACTACAGGCCCTGCACCAAAATATCCATGCAGCAGTGGGTGAGATGTGGGTAGTAAAGATCCCATCTCTGGTGCAGTACATTGAAGGTAAAGCGCTAGTTAGGAGAAGTGCGGTCCATGGAGAATAG
- the LOC127035282 gene encoding maestro heat-like repeat-containing protein family member 2A isoform X2 — translation MRESQQVTNELKVAASNTLVTLACCYFNNVMCELHCHLEPPQLPEEFILVTLRNLSSAYALKCIPFMVLTLLFMSYMRKLVKGGRMRQAFCGVLEECSRAVNFYLSNREKCSFSRMSASQFCYRFLPLYSHVTSNWLTCEEPELKQAIIKALGPMMSLLLHQEKYQDQIFELISWLLEQYKEDAHVIHITKSLSQLLEVSGEYKIPLPKRKFQAICSALHNQICSQAEPLSLEHHPELVYCIVQLARSSLEDLIAFLRSQLKVENEAVRVASLNLLRAIVGADLPETRLKKFLIVKAVKSTLGDQNATVRTAVLHFIRRLLSSESVENCAAWEMVAHVFREFSVSTSKL, via the exons ATGAGAGAGAGTCAG caagtaACAAATGAACTTAAAGTGGCAGCTAGTAACACCTTAGTGACGCTGGCTTGCTGCTATTTCAATAATGTGATGTGTGAGCTGCACTGTCATCTGGAACCACCGCAGCTGCCTGAAGAGTTTATTTTAGTTACGCTGCGCAACCTGTCATCAGCCTATG CGCTTAAGTGTATCCCTTTTATGGTCCTGACCCTGTTGTTCATGTCCTACATGCGGAAGTTAGTCAAGGGCGGCAGGATGAGACAAGCATTTTGTGGTG TTCTGGAAGAATGCTCAAGGGCAGTAAATTTCTATTTGAGTAACAGGGAAAAGTGCTCATTCTCCAGAATGAGTGCATCGCAATTCTGCTATCGATTTCTTCCCTTATATTCTCATGTGACCAGCAACTGGCTGACCTGTGAGGAGCCTGAG CTCAAGCAGGCTATCATCAAAGCCCTTGGTCCCATGATGAGTCTCCTGCTACACCAAGAGAAGTATCAGGATCAGATATTTGAACTGATCTCATGGCTCCTTGAGCAATATAAGGAGGATGCTCATGTTATTCACATCACCAAG AGTCTGAGCCAGCTCTTGGAGGTCTCTGGTGAATATAAGATCCCTCTCCCTAAGAGGAAGTTTCAAGCCATCTGCAGTGCTCTGCACAACCAG ATCTGTTCTcaagctgagccgctcagcctggaACATCACCCAGAGCTGGTCTATTGTATAGTTCAGCTAG CCCGTTCTTCTCTGGAGGATCTGATAGCCTTTCTGCGCTCGCAGCTGAAGGTTGAGAATGAGGCTGTTCGTGTGGCATCTCTGAATCTGCTCAGAGCTATTGTTGGTGCTGACT TGCCCGAGACAAGACTGAAAAAGTTTCTGATTGTGAAGGCAGTGAAATCCACTCTGGGTGATCAGAATGCTACG GTGAGGACGGCAGTTCTTCATTTCATCCGGAGGCTGCTCAGCTCAGAAAGTGTGGAGAATTGTGCAGCGTGGGAGATGGTAGCACATGTTTTCAGGGAGTTCAGTGTATCCACCAGCAAACTG tGA